One genomic window of Haloferax mediterranei ATCC 33500 includes the following:
- a CDS encoding DUF4399 domain-containing protein, giving the protein MRNNVSRRAFVGTIASAVAVGLAGCTGAPSDGTETESNETTTKQETATESEAVTTTADSDTYMNGVSSDASVSFEVPSAGAELTSTYVQWKATADGVTIEEAGAVNEGAGHYHILVDTEPVTPGEVIPSDDSHIHYGTGQEDGVLELEPGEHTLHLQVGDGKHKAMDLVETVEVTVRDEASLSLDTSVDGSVVEWDITAENYTIEPSSNGINSNAGHLHALIDTDHVPVGDVIPSDARHIHFGDGSTSGSLDLAEQLGDEYEPGEHTIHFQVGSGTHRATMVHTHTTVTTE; this is encoded by the coding sequence ATGCGAAACAACGTTTCGAGACGGGCGTTCGTCGGAACGATTGCAAGTGCAGTCGCTGTCGGCCTCGCCGGTTGTACCGGTGCCCCATCAGATGGGACCGAGACCGAATCCAACGAAACGACTACGAAACAAGAAACCGCGACGGAGTCTGAAGCAGTGACCACGACTGCTGACTCCGATACGTACATGAACGGCGTCAGCTCCGACGCCAGCGTCTCGTTCGAGGTGCCGTCCGCGGGGGCGGAACTCACCAGCACGTACGTACAGTGGAAAGCCACCGCGGACGGCGTCACCATCGAGGAAGCCGGTGCGGTCAACGAAGGTGCCGGCCACTATCACATCCTGGTCGACACCGAACCCGTGACTCCGGGTGAGGTTATCCCTAGCGACGACTCACACATCCACTACGGAACTGGTCAGGAGGATGGTGTTCTCGAACTCGAACCGGGCGAACACACGCTCCATCTGCAGGTCGGCGACGGTAAGCACAAGGCGATGGACCTAGTCGAGACTGTCGAGGTTACCGTTCGTGACGAGGCCAGCCTCAGCCTCGATACGAGTGTCGACGGTAGCGTCGTCGAGTGGGACATCACCGCCGAGAACTACACCATCGAACCGTCCAGTAACGGAATCAACTCGAACGCTGGTCATCTCCACGCGCTCATCGACACCGACCACGTCCCGGTCGGCGACGTCATTCCGAGCGACGCACGCCACATCCACTTCGGCGATGGCTCGACGAGTGGCAGTCTCGATCTCGCAGAACAGTTAGGTGACGAGTACGAACCCGGCGAACACACGATTCACTTCCAAGTCGGGTCGGGTACCCACCGCGCAACGATGGTTCACACCCACACGACGGTCACGACCGAGTAG
- a CDS encoding acyl-CoA dehydrogenase family protein, producing the protein MDYNLSDEQRAIRDEVRRFAENEIAPVAGEYDEEEKYPYEIVQKAAEMGLTGAHFPVEYGGVGYSSFENALVTEELFAVDPGIGLCITSAGFGAEAIINFGTEDQKERFLPPIVDGESVMGTAISEPQAGSDVTSVRTTAEKDGDEWVINGNKMWITNGTVGDYFVVMCQTDPDADDRYSGFSQIIVEADRDGFSADKITGKMGIRASDTAELIFDDVRVPEENLVGTRGMGFLQLMQFFDETRTAVAAQAVGIAKGACEQALDYAKEREQFGRSISDFQAVQHKLAEMHTATEAARQLTYKSAWSVDNDEGQLTALASMAKEFASNVATDVADEAVQIHGGAGFVNDHDVERLYRDAKITQIYEGTSEIQKNVIARELLGKGI; encoded by the coding sequence ATGGACTACAACCTCTCAGACGAACAGCGAGCCATCCGAGACGAAGTCCGGCGGTTCGCGGAGAACGAGATTGCACCCGTCGCGGGCGAGTACGACGAGGAAGAGAAGTATCCCTACGAAATCGTCCAGAAGGCGGCCGAGATGGGGCTGACGGGCGCACACTTCCCCGTCGAGTACGGCGGCGTCGGTTACTCGTCATTCGAGAACGCGTTGGTCACAGAAGAGTTGTTCGCGGTCGACCCCGGTATCGGTCTCTGCATCACGAGCGCCGGATTCGGCGCGGAAGCCATCATCAACTTCGGGACTGAAGACCAGAAAGAGCGCTTCCTGCCTCCCATCGTCGACGGCGAGTCAGTCATGGGTACGGCAATCAGCGAACCACAGGCAGGGTCCGACGTAACGTCCGTCCGAACCACCGCCGAGAAAGACGGCGACGAGTGGGTCATCAACGGCAACAAGATGTGGATTACCAACGGGACCGTCGGTGATTACTTCGTCGTCATGTGCCAGACCGACCCCGACGCGGACGACCGGTACTCGGGATTCTCGCAAATCATCGTCGAAGCGGATAGAGACGGTTTCTCGGCCGACAAAATCACTGGAAAGATGGGGATTCGCGCCAGCGACACCGCCGAACTCATCTTCGACGATGTTCGCGTGCCCGAAGAGAATCTCGTCGGAACCCGCGGGATGGGCTTTCTCCAACTCATGCAGTTCTTCGATGAGACGCGGACCGCCGTTGCTGCGCAGGCGGTCGGTATCGCCAAGGGTGCCTGCGAGCAGGCACTCGACTACGCCAAAGAACGGGAGCAGTTCGGTCGCTCCATCAGCGACTTTCAGGCTGTTCAGCACAAACTCGCCGAGATGCACACCGCCACCGAGGCGGCCCGGCAGTTGACGTACAAGTCCGCATGGAGCGTCGACAACGACGAAGGCCAGTTGACCGCGCTGGCGTCGATGGCCAAAGAGTTCGCTTCTAACGTCGCAACCGACGTGGCCGACGAAGCCGTCCAGATTCACGGCGGGGCCGGGTTCGTCAACGACCACGACGTGGAACGACTCTACCGCGACGCGAAAATCACGCAGATATACGAAGGGACGTCGGAGATTCAAAAGAACGTTATCGCCCGTGAACTGCTCGGGAAGGGCATCTAA
- a CDS encoding geranylgeranylglycerol-phosphate geranylgeranyltransferase, translated as MSLGARARGFVELTRPGNAIAAGVLTFTGAFVAGASLGDTLVVVAAILATVFATGAGNAVNDYFDRDIDRINRPDRPIPRGAVTAAEAKWFSIALFGGAVVSALVLPLVAIGIAVVNLVALLAYTEFFKGLPGVGNIVVAALTGSTFLFGGAAIGKPLGALVLCLLAALATLTREIVKDVEDIAGDKKEGLRTLPIVVGEQTSLWLGVGVLVVAIAASAVPFIRGAFGLAYLGLVVPADVVMLVAAARSFEHPGVAQRRLKHGMFLAAFAFIVGRASSLAGVTL; from the coding sequence ATGTCTCTCGGAGCACGGGCGCGCGGGTTCGTCGAACTCACCCGACCGGGAAACGCCATCGCCGCGGGCGTCCTCACCTTCACCGGGGCGTTCGTCGCCGGGGCGTCGCTCGGTGATACGCTCGTCGTCGTCGCTGCTATCCTCGCGACCGTGTTCGCCACGGGCGCGGGCAACGCGGTCAACGACTACTTCGACCGCGATATCGACCGAATAAATCGTCCGGACCGGCCTATTCCCCGCGGCGCTGTCACCGCCGCGGAAGCCAAGTGGTTCAGCATCGCCCTCTTCGGCGGTGCTGTCGTGTCGGCACTCGTGTTACCGCTCGTCGCCATCGGTATCGCGGTGGTGAACCTCGTCGCGCTGCTCGCCTACACGGAGTTCTTCAAGGGCCTCCCGGGCGTCGGAAACATCGTCGTCGCCGCGCTCACGGGCTCGACGTTCCTCTTCGGTGGCGCAGCTATCGGCAAACCGCTCGGGGCGCTCGTCTTGTGCCTCCTCGCCGCGCTGGCGACGCTGACCCGCGAAATCGTCAAAGACGTAGAGGACATCGCCGGTGACAAAAAAGAGGGCCTTCGAACACTCCCAATCGTCGTTGGTGAGCAAACGTCGCTGTGGCTCGGTGTTGGCGTCCTCGTCGTCGCCATTGCCGCGAGTGCGGTGCCGTTCATCCGTGGCGCGTTCGGCTTAGCGTACCTTGGGCTGGTCGTCCCCGCCGACGTCGTGATGCTCGTGGCGGCCGCACGGTCGTTCGAGCATCCGGGCGTGGCTCAACGCCGGCTCAAACACGGGATGTTTCTGGCTGCGTTCGCGTTCATCGTCGGCCGAGCCTCGTCGCTCGCAGGAGTCACACTATGA
- a CDS encoding MarR family transcriptional regulator, with protein sequence MRSRAFPPFAYSPASSLDLPCVEWMNQTDDQVLELLDESDLILLPAVVVMNLDYTRNWGSRRMSKLNDAGVIEEVERGYYRISSKGRAYLTGEIDAVELENSE encoded by the coding sequence ATGAGGTCACGAGCGTTCCCTCCGTTTGCGTACTCGCCCGCTTCGTCCCTCGATTTGCCCTGCGTCGAGTGGATGAACCAGACTGACGACCAGGTACTGGAGCTTTTAGACGAATCTGACCTGATTCTCTTGCCTGCTGTCGTTGTGATGAATCTCGATTACACTCGGAACTGGGGTTCTCGCCGAATGAGCAAACTCAACGATGCCGGGGTGATTGAAGAGGTCGAGCGAGGGTACTACCGGATTTCTTCGAAGGGTCGCGCCTATCTTACCGGGGAGATCGACGCAGTCGAGTTAGAGAACAGCGAGTGA
- a CDS encoding non-histone chromosomal MC1 family protein, with protein MVREDGKRNFVLVEDDGEETSVFSGKYPRQAALKAARRLPAAPSLEDVDGKATIRLRERGTDKVHVYEGWAWIEEKDDDAPDWMDDEVTRANVSKQRIEHIES; from the coding sequence ATGGTCCGAGAAGATGGCAAACGCAACTTCGTTCTCGTGGAGGACGACGGCGAAGAGACGAGCGTGTTCAGCGGTAAGTATCCCCGACAGGCAGCGTTGAAGGCCGCCCGTCGACTCCCCGCCGCACCGAGCCTCGAGGATGTGGATGGGAAAGCGACGATTCGACTTCGTGAGCGAGGGACCGACAAGGTGCACGTCTACGAAGGCTGGGCGTGGATTGAAGAGAAAGACGACGACGCACCCGACTGGATGGACGACGAAGTCACCCGGGCGAACGTCTCGAAACAGCGTATCGAGCACATCGAGTCGTAG
- a CDS encoding right-handed parallel beta-helix repeat-containing protein, whose amino-acid sequence MRKIVMVLAITGVIVAGTVAGAVTATAQEPGTQPITDCTTITSPGVYTLGKDITNTTADTCIQIETSDVVLNGGNHTLIGDGDGIAVDATATEERAQDAYENVTVRSLNAESWETGISFVNTRNATATNVAIADSVVGVQIGSAESRLGYVTAAHRSTVSNATLSNVDSGVLVVKSNNATVVDNTLTDYSDTGVHFNVASNSSVHGNEITDPNGSAGTAISLSVTAQEYGGGVDNNVVASNRIVNGTISVNPDQSQSTGNRIIRNEITNGSIAVSWSRGGHTLVADNRLTNSDVSVEVSTNVTVEDNVLTNPNEAPEESIYLSDAGLNTVQDNTVIGAQTGILLDAVAQENAIVDNKVINSESGIELDGDSVNNTVAENTLINNGNGIVVSLVNTFSEGTNDVRKNNIVNNENGLLVKATDRPLIVESNSLRANTNGILIQKTITCSPDAEGAELVSVHGNVIAGSGAYGVLNENQDILNATGNFWGARDGPSSADDEIPGDPVTGTLANGSGTAVSEDSGHAGQSNVQFDSWLQQPPEDAERSNETAS is encoded by the coding sequence ATGCGTAAAATAGTCATGGTACTCGCCATCACCGGAGTCATTGTCGCCGGGACGGTGGCCGGTGCTGTTACTGCCACAGCCCAAGAACCAGGAACACAACCAATCACTGATTGTACGACAATCACCTCACCGGGCGTCTACACGTTAGGGAAGGACATCACGAACACCACCGCCGACACGTGCATCCAGATCGAAACCAGCGATGTCGTGTTGAATGGTGGAAACCACACCCTGATCGGCGACGGTGACGGGATTGCGGTCGACGCGACTGCAACCGAGGAGCGTGCCCAAGATGCCTACGAGAACGTTACGGTCCGTTCGCTCAACGCCGAGTCTTGGGAGACCGGGATTTCCTTCGTCAACACGCGGAATGCCACGGCGACGAACGTCGCTATCGCTGATTCGGTTGTGGGTGTTCAAATCGGGTCGGCCGAGTCACGACTCGGGTACGTGACGGCGGCACATCGCTCCACCGTCAGTAACGCAACACTCAGCAACGTCGACAGCGGCGTTCTCGTGGTTAAGTCGAACAACGCTACCGTCGTGGACAATACGCTCACCGACTACAGCGATACCGGCGTCCACTTCAATGTCGCCAGCAACTCCTCCGTCCACGGGAACGAGATTACCGACCCCAACGGCTCAGCGGGGACTGCGATTTCTCTCAGCGTCACGGCCCAAGAATACGGGGGCGGGGTCGACAACAACGTCGTCGCGTCGAACCGAATCGTGAACGGAACGATTAGCGTCAATCCCGATCAGTCACAATCCACCGGAAACCGGATCATCCGGAACGAGATCACGAACGGAAGTATTGCCGTCAGTTGGAGTCGAGGTGGCCACACACTCGTTGCGGACAACCGGCTTACGAACAGCGACGTCAGCGTAGAAGTGTCTACAAACGTCACCGTCGAGGACAACGTACTTACAAACCCCAACGAGGCACCTGAAGAGAGCATCTATCTCAGCGATGCGGGGTTGAATACCGTCCAAGACAACACGGTTATCGGCGCACAGACCGGTATCCTGCTCGATGCCGTCGCACAAGAGAACGCGATTGTGGACAACAAAGTTATCAATAGTGAGTCAGGAATCGAACTCGACGGAGACTCGGTGAACAACACAGTTGCCGAGAACACGCTTATCAACAACGGGAACGGCATTGTGGTCTCCCTTGTAAATACGTTCTCCGAGGGGACGAACGATGTCCGCAAAAACAATATCGTGAACAATGAAAACGGTCTCCTCGTGAAGGCAACGGACCGACCGCTTATCGTCGAGTCCAACAGCCTCAGAGCCAACACGAACGGTATCCTCATCCAGAAAACTATCACTTGTTCGCCCGATGCTGAGGGGGCCGAACTCGTCTCGGTACACGGCAATGTCATCGCCGGTAGTGGAGCCTACGGTGTGCTGAACGAGAACCAAGACATACTGAATGCCACAGGGAACTTTTGGGGCGCGAGAGACGGACCGTCGAGCGCGGACGACGAGATACCCGGTGACCCTGTGACGGGAACACTGGCAAACGGAAGCGGCACAGCCGTCTCGGAGGACTCAGGTCACGCCGGACAGTCGAACGTCCAGTTCGACTCGTGGCTCCAGCAGCCCCCCGAAGACGCGGAGAGAAGTAACGAAACGGCGTCATAA
- a CDS encoding helix-turn-helix transcriptional regulator has product MNRPSVRTILVSLIVFSLVGGALSATGVATAQVVSIPTAATQPQPNIDTTVLRVTVHENTSATWTLQVRTRLKTKQDLTEYRAFQSQFENDTNSFLGPFAARINGTVDAAEQATGREMDATDFAASTSIQSLPRKWGVVTYQFRWCNFSTLRDEQLVVGDVFQSGLFIAENDTLEVVSPPGYRINSVNPRATQRDDGIVSWDGPESFANGQPLVVFEPRESNTNATNTTNTTNTTNTTNTTPVTEPSRVASNWQVVGGLAVVGVLFVFVISTRWRNLEGSSGGVETSADIGDGAVGGPNSGYVDSSPAQIDDGGVDDAGNGNSADDDDDSTDGDTSTDDGRKQTRDGTEQTKSGPTSKSVDQHPTGTEPSAKKQPILTDEDHVRKVVKDAGGRIRQKDIVTELEWSKSKVSRVLSRMEDDGLVKKLRLGRENIVELVSESDEES; this is encoded by the coding sequence ATGAATCGTCCCTCTGTGCGCACTATCCTCGTCAGTCTCATCGTCTTTAGTCTCGTCGGCGGAGCGCTCAGTGCTACCGGTGTGGCCACTGCACAGGTAGTTTCCATACCGACAGCAGCCACACAACCACAACCCAACATCGATACGACCGTTCTCAGAGTCACAGTCCACGAGAACACCTCTGCGACCTGGACACTCCAGGTCCGAACGCGACTCAAAACGAAACAGGACCTCACGGAGTATCGAGCGTTCCAATCGCAGTTCGAAAACGACACAAACAGTTTCCTCGGCCCGTTCGCAGCGCGAATCAATGGGACCGTTGATGCTGCGGAGCAAGCAACCGGTCGGGAAATGGACGCGACAGACTTCGCCGCGTCGACGAGCATCCAATCGCTGCCCCGGAAGTGGGGGGTAGTCACATACCAATTCCGATGGTGTAACTTTTCGACGCTCCGAGACGAGCAACTCGTCGTCGGTGATGTCTTCCAAAGCGGCCTGTTCATCGCTGAGAACGACACGCTCGAAGTGGTTTCACCTCCCGGCTACCGAATCAACTCAGTCAACCCACGTGCAACACAACGTGACGACGGCATTGTCTCATGGGATGGCCCCGAATCGTTTGCCAACGGACAACCACTCGTTGTCTTCGAGCCACGTGAATCAAATACGAATGCGACGAATACGACGAATACGACGAATACGACGAATACGACGAATACGACACCAGTAACAGAACCGAGCCGTGTAGCCAGTAACTGGCAGGTCGTTGGTGGTCTCGCGGTCGTCGGCGTGCTGTTCGTATTCGTGATCAGCACTCGATGGCGTAACTTGGAGGGTTCCAGTGGGGGAGTAGAAACAAGTGCTGATATCGGTGACGGGGCTGTCGGCGGACCCAACAGTGGATACGTCGACAGCAGCCCAGCCCAGATTGACGACGGTGGCGTCGATGACGCTGGCAACGGTAATAGCGCCGATGATGACGACGATTCCACCGATGGGGACACTAGTACTGACGACGGTAGGAAACAGACGAGGGATGGCACAGAACAGACGAAGAGCGGCCCAACATCCAAGTCAGTAGACCAGCATCCGACTGGGACCGAACCATCCGCAAAGAAGCAGCCAATCTTGACCGACGAAGACCACGTTCGGAAGGTCGTCAAAGATGCTGGTGGTCGAATCCGACAGAAGGACATAGTGACGGAACTCGAGTGGTCGAAATCGAAGGTGTCTCGGGTGCTCTCGCGCATGGAGGACGACGGGTTGGTAAAGAAACTCCGACTCGGGCGCGAGAACATCGTCGAACTCGTCTCAGAGTCTGACGAAGAATCGTAG
- a CDS encoding HAD family hydrolase, protein MAPFDAILFDLDGTLCTNDQCGETIYNGAFAAADIERFGDPADLWAALDGPPDPDNPEAHLTASFERVAAQYGRESVDATALARGFLETVDHTAVSFLPGAKAALSAARARSHVGLVTNGPERRQSVKLDALGIDDAFDVVVFAGDMPRRKPHPDPFDRALDALDVGPAVSLYVGNSLEFDVGGAQRAGLDAAWCPDDTGTDLDPGAYTPEYVLQSLHEFTDILDTHSDVRR, encoded by the coding sequence GTGGCACCTTTCGACGCGATACTGTTCGACCTCGATGGGACGCTCTGTACAAACGACCAATGCGGCGAGACCATCTACAACGGAGCGTTCGCCGCTGCTGACATCGAGCGCTTCGGTGACCCCGCCGACCTCTGGGCAGCGCTCGACGGCCCGCCGGACCCTGACAACCCTGAAGCGCACCTCACAGCAAGCTTCGAGCGGGTGGCAGCGCAGTACGGCCGCGAGTCGGTCGATGCGACGGCGCTCGCCCGTGGGTTCCTCGAAACAGTCGACCACACAGCCGTCTCGTTCTTGCCGGGTGCTAAGGCGGCGCTTTCGGCGGCCCGCGCCCGGTCACACGTCGGCCTCGTCACTAACGGGCCGGAACGCCGCCAGTCGGTCAAACTCGATGCACTCGGTATCGACGACGCGTTCGACGTGGTCGTCTTCGCCGGTGACATGCCGCGGCGAAAACCGCATCCGGACCCCTTCGACCGGGCACTCGACGCACTTGATGTCGGTCCCGCCGTGAGTCTCTACGTCGGCAATTCGCTGGAGTTCGATGTCGGCGGCGCACAGCGCGCCGGCCTCGATGCCGCGTGGTGCCCGGACGACACTGGAACCGACCTCGACCCGGGAGCCTACACTCCCGAGTACGTCCTGCAGTCACTCCACGAGTTCACCGATATTCTCGATACCCATTCTGATGTTCGCCGATAG